A stretch of Candidatus Binatia bacterium DNA encodes these proteins:
- the aroQ gene encoding type II 3-dehydroquinate dehydratase produces MSAATRKPLLVLHGPNLNMLGTREPEVYGTATLADIDASLARLASELGWTIESFQSNGEGELVTRIQQAAARNSGILINPGAYTHTSVAIRDAIAGSSVPAVECHLSNIHRREEFRHRSLVAGVAVGQVIGFGADSYSLGLRALVSFLDSRLDRS; encoded by the coding sequence ATGAGCGCCGCCACCCGCAAGCCCCTGCTCGTGCTCCACGGACCGAACCTGAACATGCTCGGGACGAGGGAGCCGGAGGTTTACGGAACCGCTACCCTGGCCGACATCGACGCCTCGCTCGCGCGTCTTGCGTCCGAGCTCGGCTGGACGATCGAATCGTTCCAGTCCAACGGCGAAGGCGAGCTGGTGACGCGCATCCAGCAGGCGGCCGCGCGCAACAGCGGCATCCTGATCAATCCCGGTGCGTACACGCACACGAGCGTCGCGATCCGCGACGCGATTGCCGGCAGCAGCGTTCCTGCCGTCGAGTGTCACCTGTCGAACATCCATCGACGCGAGGAGTTTCGTCACCGCTCGCTCGTCGCCGGTGTTGCGGTGGGCCAGGTCATCGGTTTCGGCGCCGACAGTTACAGCCTCGGCCTTCGCGCGCTGGTTTCCTTTCTCGACTCTCGCCTCGACCGCTCTTGA
- a CDS encoding peptidylprolyl isomerase produces MKEPGSLRPRIRCVARRADGVVAAVAAATLLAVSVPALAAPHPAAPAKATPPPAAQPAAQPGQPDQPPPPPAALPPAARLEGDRIHDGIVAVVDGDPITLRELKRYGVIGAPFLPPDVRNDYRALLESMIERKLLKSEFEKNGINAPDDMVNRYIDGVLEETRQTRDTLQAEIAKSGITWKDYFERMREEVERIQLINLLIRSRVNVPEEEVRKAWEDDPKYLEGERLEVAAIFLPGPTSGEEGAKGRDAADKVRKEAKRDFEDAAKKYSKGPAASDGGRLGEFKRGSMASQYEKALAGLGKGDVSDPVDGPGGFYIVKVVDIKASGRKPFDQVKDELSKKLYDERLEERYKKWAKEDLRKDHHIVNLVDNLALTAAGS; encoded by the coding sequence ATGAAAGAACCAGGCAGCCTTCGTCCGCGCATACGCTGCGTCGCGCGGCGCGCTGACGGCGTCGTCGCCGCTGTCGCGGCAGCGACGCTGCTCGCGGTGTCTGTTCCGGCGCTCGCGGCGCCGCATCCCGCTGCGCCCGCCAAGGCCACGCCGCCCCCCGCTGCCCAGCCTGCCGCGCAGCCGGGCCAGCCCGATCAGCCGCCGCCGCCGCCGGCCGCGCTTCCACCCGCTGCAAGGCTCGAGGGCGACCGCATCCATGACGGCATCGTCGCCGTCGTCGACGGCGACCCCATCACGCTGAGGGAGCTCAAGCGCTACGGCGTCATCGGCGCGCCGTTCCTGCCGCCCGACGTGCGCAACGATTATCGCGCGCTGCTCGAATCGATGATCGAGCGCAAGCTGCTGAAGTCCGAATTCGAGAAGAACGGCATCAATGCGCCCGACGATATGGTCAACCGCTACATCGACGGCGTGCTCGAGGAGACCAGGCAGACGCGCGACACGCTGCAGGCCGAGATCGCCAAGTCCGGCATCACGTGGAAGGACTACTTCGAAAGGATGCGCGAGGAAGTGGAGAGGATCCAGCTGATCAACCTGCTGATCCGCTCGCGCGTCAACGTTCCCGAAGAGGAAGTGCGAAAGGCCTGGGAAGACGACCCGAAATACCTCGAAGGCGAGAGGCTCGAGGTGGCGGCGATCTTCCTGCCGGGCCCGACGTCGGGAGAAGAAGGCGCCAAGGGCCGCGACGCGGCCGACAAGGTCCGCAAGGAAGCCAAGCGCGACTTCGAAGACGCGGCCAAGAAGTACTCGAAGGGGCCCGCGGCAAGCGACGGAGGCCGCCTCGGAGAGTTCAAGCGCGGATCGATGGCATCGCAGTATGAAAAGGCTCTTGCAGGTCTCGGCAAGGGTGACGTCTCCGATCCTGTCGACGGACCGGGCGGCTTCTACATCGTCAAGGTCGTCGACATCAAGGCGTCGGGACGCAAGCCGTTCGACCAGGTCAAGGACGAGTTGTCGAAGAAACTCTACGACGAAAGGCTCGAAGAGCGCTACAAGAAGTGGGCGAAGGAAGACCTTCGCAAGGACCACCACATCGTCAACCTCGTCGACAACCTGGCCCTGACTGCCGCCGGATCGTGA
- the pdxA gene encoding 4-hydroxythreonine-4-phosphate dehydrogenase PdxA — MKPLVAVSLGDPAGIGPEIVAEAATRRSVLRACRLRVFGDEGVLEVARKARRIRSGSPSAIESVEPVTHLRIDGSLPKPGRRCGEAAFRYLEAAARETSQGRCDALATAPLNKYWMQKAGHHYDGHTEYLSEIAGKPATMMLAGPKLRVVLVTTHIALAKVPKALTSDRIVAAGRTAARHLAQFHGIAQPRLAVAALNPHAGEEGLFGDEEARILRPAVARLRRAGIDARGPFPADTLFAAAVSGAYDAVLCMYHDQALIPLKLVDFREAVNVSMGLPFLRTSPDHGTAYDLAGSGKASADSMEASILLAASMARSRQRAQ, encoded by the coding sequence GTGAAGCCCCTCGTCGCCGTCAGCCTCGGCGACCCTGCCGGAATCGGTCCCGAGATCGTCGCCGAAGCGGCCACGCGGCGCTCGGTGCTTCGTGCCTGCCGCCTGCGCGTCTTCGGCGACGAAGGCGTGCTCGAGGTGGCACGCAAGGCGCGGCGCATCCGCAGCGGATCGCCGAGCGCGATCGAAAGCGTCGAGCCGGTGACGCATCTTCGCATCGACGGATCGCTGCCGAAGCCCGGCCGGCGCTGCGGCGAAGCGGCTTTCCGCTACCTCGAGGCGGCAGCGCGCGAGACGTCGCAAGGTCGCTGCGATGCGCTCGCGACCGCGCCGCTGAATAAATACTGGATGCAGAAGGCCGGGCACCACTACGACGGCCACACCGAGTATCTGTCGGAAATCGCCGGCAAGCCGGCCACGATGATGCTGGCGGGCCCGAAGCTGCGCGTCGTGCTCGTGACGACGCACATCGCGCTCGCGAAAGTCCCGAAGGCGCTCACGAGCGATCGCATCGTCGCCGCCGGTCGCACCGCCGCCCGCCATCTTGCGCAGTTTCACGGCATCGCGCAGCCGCGCCTTGCGGTCGCTGCCCTCAATCCCCACGCCGGCGAAGAAGGACTCTTCGGTGACGAAGAAGCGCGCATCCTTCGCCCGGCGGTCGCGAGGCTGCGTCGCGCCGGAATCGATGCCAGGGGCCCTTTCCCGGCCGACACGCTGTTTGCCGCCGCTGTCTCGGGTGCTTACGATGCCGTTCTTTGCATGTATCACGACCAGGCCCTCATCCCGCTCAAGCTCGTCGACTTCCGCGAAGCGGTGAACGTGTCGATGGGACTTCCGTTCCTTCGGACGTCGCCCGACCACGGCACGGCCTACGACCTGGCGGGAAGCGGGAAGGCGAGCGCGGACAGCATGGAGGCCTCGATCCTGCTGGCGGCCTCGATGGCGCGCAGCAGGCAGCGCGCGCAGTGA
- the aroB gene encoding 3-dehydroquinate synthase, whose protein sequence is MNDRITVPVRLGERSYDCTVGSGVLHDAGSAVAELAPSRVFVVTNTVVAPLYLRALLESLRRADSSLAATALAITLEDGERHKNMASVERIYDACLDAGIDRGAVLVALGGGVVGDLTAFTASTILRGVRFVMIPTTLLSQVDSSVGGKTGMDRRQGKNLVGTFWQPSAVRIDPDTLDSLPERELVAGLAEVVKAGIILDAQLFERLERDAGALLARDKSVLRDVIARCVEIKADVVEKDEREETGLRRILNFGHTVAHAVEQTTGYDRFLHGEAVAIGMGVATRLSAGRGLCAQGDLRRIEALLEKFGLEHRVPPGLDREALMRAIALDKKALRGRVAYIVCEAIGCCRAETLEVAEIAASM, encoded by the coding sequence CTGGCGCCGAGCCGGGTGTTCGTCGTGACGAACACCGTCGTCGCACCCCTGTACCTTCGCGCGCTTCTCGAGTCGTTGCGCCGCGCCGACTCGTCGCTGGCCGCGACTGCGCTCGCGATCACGCTGGAAGACGGCGAGCGCCACAAGAACATGGCCAGCGTCGAAAGGATCTACGACGCCTGTCTCGACGCGGGCATCGACCGCGGCGCCGTGCTCGTCGCGCTCGGTGGCGGCGTGGTCGGCGACCTGACGGCATTCACAGCATCGACCATCCTTCGCGGCGTGCGCTTCGTGATGATTCCGACGACGCTGCTGTCGCAGGTCGATTCCAGCGTCGGCGGAAAGACGGGAATGGACCGACGCCAGGGCAAGAACCTCGTCGGCACGTTCTGGCAGCCTTCGGCCGTGCGGATCGATCCGGACACGCTCGATTCGCTGCCGGAGCGCGAGCTCGTCGCAGGCCTGGCCGAGGTCGTCAAGGCCGGCATCATCCTGGATGCGCAGCTTTTCGAACGCCTCGAGCGCGACGCCGGCGCGCTGCTCGCGCGCGACAAATCCGTTCTGCGCGACGTCATCGCGCGCTGCGTGGAGATCAAGGCTGACGTCGTCGAGAAGGACGAGCGCGAAGAGACCGGGCTGCGGCGCATCCTCAACTTCGGCCATACCGTCGCGCACGCCGTCGAGCAGACCACCGGGTACGACCGCTTCCTTCACGGCGAGGCGGTGGCGATCGGCATGGGAGTGGCCACGCGCCTGTCGGCCGGGCGCGGCCTGTGCGCGCAGGGCGACCTTCGACGCATCGAGGCGCTGCTGGAAAAATTCGGCCTGGAACACCGGGTTCCCCCCGGCCTCGACCGCGAGGCGCTCATGCGGGCGATTGCGCTCGACAAGAAGGCCCTGCGTGGCCGGGTCGCCTACATCGTCTGCGAAGCGATCGGGTGCTGCAGGGCGGAAACCCTCGAGGTGGCCGAGATCGCCGCTTCGATGTAG
- the mfd gene encoding transcription-repair coupling factor, which yields MSTDVSTSSLRSGLREELAGYPELVWRIQGLVGGSPAYALSRVLDGLERAALVVAPSEKTAEELASELQSFLGEKPDDSFLARRVHLFPCREAPPLEMVSPSVDVEASRTSALYQLAQSKAPIVVASVEALSQWAMPADALTAASLYFVVGDEMLLEDLVSRLEGRGYRKVPTVDEQGEVAVRGGIVDLWPPGFEYPLRVELGGDVVESIRLFDPSDQRSFQPSEDLVVLPSAPVSMDRMATAEMRRRIGERCEELLLPSSERRRLDEYLASGVHFPGIELLAPYAYGSRTTILDHLPKNLLLVLVDPPAVEGCVDTLHESLEEAIEAARGAGSFHPDPELLHLGRAELHSLLSRRPRIELDFAEAVESSGQAGHRTWRIDVSPNTRITAARVQSRAKKGESSFSPVVDALTGARNDGIRVVVMASDPTQLGRIDHLLGLAGVERIVRGQTFAKAVAGHAGSIWLVDGHLREGFSLAADRILVVSDEEIFGERRARPRRRRAARARTLSALAELKPDDYIVHVDHGVGHYRGLRHMKAAGMEGDFLHIEYAGGDRYYLPVDRINLVEKFTGASGAVPQLDKIGGATWERTKRRAKDSILEMARELLDLEAFRQVTKREPWARPGPDFEEFEARFPFEETEGQLTAIRDIVEDLGRDRPMDRVVCGDVGYGKTEVAVRAAYLVAMAGKQVAVLVPTTVLARQHFETLQRRFEGYPLKLAMISRFHGKAENAELAKGLAAGTIDVVVGTHRLLQADIEFARLGLLVIDEEHRFGVKAKEHLKKLRREVDVLTMTATPIPRTLQLSLSGVRDLSLIETPPVDRLAIRTYVARYDEGLIQQAIRRELGRAGQVFFVHNRVSSIDTAARRIGELVPGARIGVGHGQMDEDALEKVMVEFFEHRIDVLVCTSIIESGLDIPNANTILVDRADAFGLAQLYQIRGRVGRSHRRAYAYLLVPGERMSDDARKRLAVLQDLDDLGAGFRLAAHDLEIRGAGNLLGKAQSGHIGAVGFDMFLRMMEEASQEIRGIAATAQVEPEIELGAEAFLPDWYIADIGERLLLYKRLAGAPDAAAVDALKEELEDRFGGLPKEARAFVRIMRLRPALKRLLVLSLKASDNVVAIRFDARSPVSPELLLALATRQPKRFRLRPEAVLTMTTAPGGWDNLVDEIEGLLARLEKGDDGETIDERTRQPSSAHTLRRAAR from the coding sequence TTGAGCACGGACGTCTCCACTTCGAGCCTGCGCAGCGGCCTGCGCGAGGAGCTGGCCGGCTACCCCGAACTCGTGTGGAGGATCCAGGGCCTCGTCGGCGGCTCGCCGGCCTACGCGCTGTCGCGCGTGCTCGATGGCCTCGAGAGGGCTGCGCTGGTGGTCGCGCCGTCGGAAAAAACGGCCGAGGAGCTGGCGTCCGAGCTGCAGTCCTTCCTCGGCGAGAAGCCCGACGACAGCTTCCTCGCGCGCCGCGTGCACCTGTTTCCGTGCCGCGAGGCGCCGCCGCTCGAGATGGTCTCGCCGTCGGTGGACGTCGAGGCGTCGCGCACTTCGGCGCTCTACCAGCTCGCGCAAAGCAAGGCGCCGATCGTCGTCGCTTCGGTCGAAGCGTTGTCGCAGTGGGCGATGCCGGCCGACGCGCTGACGGCCGCGTCGTTGTACTTCGTCGTCGGCGACGAGATGCTGCTCGAGGATCTCGTCTCGCGGCTCGAAGGCCGCGGCTACCGCAAGGTACCGACGGTCGACGAGCAGGGCGAGGTCGCGGTGCGCGGTGGAATCGTCGATCTTTGGCCGCCGGGTTTCGAATACCCGCTGCGCGTCGAGCTGGGCGGCGACGTCGTCGAGTCGATCCGCCTGTTCGATCCGTCGGACCAGCGCTCGTTCCAGCCGAGCGAAGACCTCGTCGTGCTGCCGTCGGCCCCCGTGTCGATGGATCGCATGGCCACCGCCGAAATGCGCCGGCGCATCGGCGAGCGCTGCGAAGAATTGCTGCTGCCGAGCAGCGAGCGCCGGCGCCTCGATGAATACCTTGCCAGCGGCGTGCATTTCCCGGGGATCGAGCTGCTCGCTCCCTACGCGTACGGATCGCGCACGACGATCCTCGATCACCTGCCGAAGAACCTGTTGCTGGTGCTCGTCGATCCGCCCGCCGTCGAAGGCTGCGTCGATACGCTCCACGAAAGCCTCGAAGAGGCCATCGAGGCCGCGCGCGGCGCCGGAAGCTTTCATCCCGACCCGGAGTTGCTGCACCTCGGTCGCGCCGAGCTGCACTCGCTTCTTTCGCGGCGCCCGCGAATCGAGCTGGATTTTGCCGAAGCCGTCGAATCGTCGGGGCAGGCGGGACACCGCACCTGGCGCATCGACGTCTCGCCGAACACGCGCATTACCGCGGCGCGGGTCCAGTCCAGGGCAAAGAAAGGCGAGTCGAGCTTTTCGCCGGTCGTCGATGCCCTGACGGGCGCTCGCAACGACGGAATCCGCGTCGTCGTGATGGCATCCGACCCCACCCAGCTCGGGCGCATCGATCATCTTCTCGGCCTTGCCGGCGTCGAGCGCATCGTGCGCGGCCAGACCTTCGCCAAAGCCGTGGCCGGGCATGCAGGCTCGATCTGGCTCGTCGACGGCCACCTGCGCGAAGGATTTTCGCTTGCCGCCGACCGCATCCTCGTCGTCAGTGACGAGGAGATCTTCGGGGAGCGCCGCGCGCGGCCACGCCGCCGGCGCGCTGCGCGGGCGCGCACGCTTTCGGCGCTGGCCGAGCTCAAGCCCGACGACTACATCGTGCACGTCGACCACGGCGTCGGTCACTACCGCGGCCTGCGGCACATGAAGGCGGCGGGGATGGAAGGTGATTTCCTTCACATCGAGTATGCCGGCGGAGACCGCTACTACCTTCCGGTCGACCGCATCAACCTCGTCGAGAAATTCACCGGGGCCTCGGGCGCGGTGCCCCAGCTCGACAAGATCGGCGGCGCGACGTGGGAGAGGACCAAGCGCCGGGCCAAGGATTCGATCCTGGAGATGGCGCGCGAGCTCCTCGATCTCGAGGCGTTCCGCCAGGTGACCAAGAGGGAGCCGTGGGCGCGGCCGGGGCCGGATTTCGAGGAATTCGAAGCGCGTTTTCCGTTCGAGGAAACCGAGGGACAGCTTACGGCGATCCGCGACATCGTCGAAGACCTCGGGCGCGACCGGCCGATGGACCGCGTCGTCTGCGGGGACGTCGGCTATGGCAAGACCGAAGTCGCGGTGCGCGCCGCGTATCTCGTCGCGATGGCCGGCAAGCAGGTCGCGGTTCTGGTTCCGACGACCGTGCTGGCGCGCCAGCACTTCGAGACGCTGCAGCGCCGCTTCGAGGGCTATCCGCTCAAGCTCGCGATGATCTCGCGCTTCCACGGCAAGGCCGAAAACGCTGAGCTGGCAAAGGGGCTTGCCGCCGGCACCATCGATGTCGTTGTCGGCACGCACCGGCTTCTGCAGGCGGACATCGAGTTCGCAAGGCTCGGTCTTCTCGTGATCGACGAGGAGCACCGCTTCGGCGTCAAGGCCAAGGAGCACCTGAAGAAGCTCCGGCGCGAAGTGGACGTGCTGACAATGACGGCAACGCCGATCCCGCGCACGCTGCAGCTTTCGCTCAGCGGAGTGCGCGACCTCAGCCTCATCGAGACTCCTCCGGTCGACCGCCTCGCGATCCGTACCTACGTCGCGCGCTACGACGAGGGGTTGATCCAGCAGGCGATCCGCCGCGAGCTCGGTCGCGCAGGCCAGGTGTTTTTCGTGCACAACCGCGTCAGCTCGATCGACACCGCGGCGCGCCGCATCGGCGAGCTGGTGCCCGGCGCGCGCATCGGCGTCGGCCACGGGCAGATGGACGAGGACGCGCTCGAAAAGGTGATGGTGGAGTTCTTCGAGCACCGCATCGACGTGCTCGTGTGCACTTCGATCATCGAATCGGGCCTCGACATCCCCAACGCGAACACGATCCTCGTGGACCGAGCCGACGCGTTCGGCCTGGCCCAGCTCTACCAGATCCGCGGGCGCGTCGGACGTTCCCATCGCCGCGCGTACGCCTACCTGCTCGTTCCGGGCGAGCGCATGAGCGACGACGCCCGCAAGAGGCTGGCGGTGCTGCAGGATCTCGACGACCTCGGCGCCGGCTTTCGCCTGGCGGCCCACGACCTGGAGATCCGCGGCGCAGGCAACCTGCTCGGCAAGGCCCAGTCGGGGCACATCGGTGCCGTCGGCTTCGACATGTTCCTTCGCATGATGGAGGAGGCCAGCCAGGAGATCCGCGGCATCGCGGCGACTGCCCAGGTCGAGCCGGAAATCGAGCTCGGCGCGGAAGCCTTCCTCCCCGACTGGTACATCGCCGACATCGGCGAGCGCCTGCTGCTCTACAAGCGCCTGGCCGGGGCACCCGATGCGGCCGCCGTCGACGCACTGAAAGAGGAGCTCGAGGACCGATTCGGCGGCCTGCCGAAGGAAGCCCGGGCGTTCGTGCGCATCATGCGGCTGCGGCCTGCGCTCAAACGCCTCCTTGTGCTCTCGCTGAAGGCCAGTGATAACGTCGTCGCGATTCGCTTCGATGCGCGTTCCCCGGTCTCCCCCGAGCTGCTGCTCGCGCTGGCGACCAGGCAGCCGAAACGGTTCCGGCTGAGACCCGAGGCGGTGCTGACGATGACCACCGCCCCGGGCGGCTGGGACAACCTTGTCGATGAGATCGAGGGCCTGCTCGCCAGGCTCGAAAAGGGCGACGATGGAGAGACGATCGATGAAAGAACCAGGCAGCCTTCGTCCGCGCATACGCTGCGTCGCGCGGCGCGCTGA
- a CDS encoding phosphomannomutase/phosphoglucomutase, producing the protein MKLNPQIFREYDIRGVPGTDYDEEFTEALGRAFASMLRERGITRAAVGRDCRLTSAAHAGALKQGIRGGGIDVVDVGMCATPLLYYAVHLLDLSAGIQVTGSHNPADHNGFKIVVGKATIHGEAIRDLARRIGAASPTGAASPAAPPAGAASPAASPAGAEGSEEDFAIAPAYCGFMAEHFGRLSRPLKVVVDSGNGTAGPVAPRIYRAMGCEVVELFSEPDGTFPNHHPDPTVEENLADLRRKVKETGADLGLAFDGDADRVGVVDSGGRVVWGDEMLVLFARDILARRPGAAIVSEVKCSQRLFDDIEARGGRAIMWKAGHSLLKAKMRETGALLGGEMSGHLFFADRYFGFDDGIYAGARMIEILSRSGLGLGRMLADLPHTVYTPEIRVPCPDEQKFELASAAQERFRELGHSIVDVDGVRVKFDHGWGLIRASNTQPILVLRFEATDEVSLARYRRLVEGELEVLRRRLAAR; encoded by the coding sequence GTGAAGCTCAATCCCCAGATCTTCCGCGAGTACGACATCCGCGGCGTTCCCGGAACCGACTACGACGAGGAATTCACGGAGGCGCTCGGGCGTGCGTTCGCGTCGATGTTGCGCGAGCGCGGGATCACGCGCGCCGCCGTCGGTCGCGACTGCCGGCTGACGAGTGCCGCCCATGCCGGCGCGCTCAAGCAGGGCATTCGCGGCGGCGGCATCGACGTGGTCGACGTCGGAATGTGTGCGACTCCGCTGCTCTACTACGCGGTGCACCTGCTCGACCTTTCGGCGGGCATCCAGGTGACGGGCAGTCACAATCCCGCCGATCACAACGGCTTCAAGATCGTCGTCGGCAAGGCGACGATCCATGGCGAGGCCATCCGCGATCTTGCACGCCGCATCGGCGCGGCATCGCCGACAGGCGCAGCATCGCCGGCCGCGCCGCCGGCCGGCGCCGCATCGCCAGCCGCATCGCCGGCCGGCGCAGAAGGAAGCGAAGAAGATTTCGCGATCGCGCCCGCGTACTGCGGTTTCATGGCCGAGCATTTCGGCCGGTTGTCGCGCCCTCTCAAGGTCGTCGTCGACAGCGGCAACGGCACCGCGGGGCCGGTCGCTCCGCGGATCTATCGAGCGATGGGCTGCGAAGTCGTCGAGCTTTTCAGTGAGCCCGACGGCACGTTTCCCAATCACCATCCCGATCCGACTGTCGAGGAAAACCTCGCCGACCTGCGGCGCAAGGTAAAGGAAACCGGCGCCGACCTCGGTCTTGCATTCGACGGCGACGCCGACCGCGTCGGCGTCGTCGACTCCGGCGGCCGCGTCGTCTGGGGCGACGAGATGTTGGTGCTGTTCGCGCGCGACATCCTTGCGCGCCGTCCCGGCGCCGCGATCGTCTCCGAAGTGAAGTGCTCGCAGCGCCTCTTCGACGACATCGAGGCGCGCGGAGGCCGCGCGATCATGTGGAAGGCCGGACACTCGCTGCTGAAGGCGAAGATGCGGGAGACCGGCGCTCTTCTCGGAGGCGAGATGAGCGGGCACCTGTTCTTCGCGGACCGCTATTTCGGATTCGACGACGGCATCTACGCCGGCGCGCGCATGATCGAGATCCTGTCGCGCAGCGGCCTCGGGCTCGGCAGGATGCTCGCCGACCTGCCCCACACCGTCTACACACCCGAGATCCGCGTGCCTTGCCCCGACGAGCAGAAGTTCGAGCTCGCCAGCGCTGCGCAGGAGCGTTTCCGCGAGCTCGGCCATTCGATCGTCGACGTCGACGGCGTGCGCGTGAAGTTCGACCACGGCTGGGGACTGATCCGCGCGTCGAACACCCAGCCCATCCTCGTGCTGCGCTTCGAGGCGACCGACGAAGTTTCGCTGGCCCGCTACCGCCGCCTCGTCGAGGGTGAGCTCGAAGTGCTGCGCCGGCGGCTCGCCGCACGATGA